TGATCTAACGAAACACCCGAGAATCCACGAGTGGTAACAAAGAAGAGGCCATCCCTGGGGTTGGCCTTTTGCTGGTTTTTTCGTAAGAAGCTCGTTTCATTAAGATCGTTATACTGGAGATTCTTCGCAACGCTGCATTAATCACTTTCATGCGGAGCGTCTTTGTAAAAAACACCTTCCCGCAGTTGATCTACAAATCCCTGCAACCATTCATAATACTGCTCGGCATGCTGAAGTTTATGCAAATCGCGCAAAGCGTCTTCCCGTTCCTCCGGTGGAGTTGTTCTGGCGAGAATAATTTCCGATAACTGCGGAATGACCTCCCGAAGGCTTTCCTGCATCACGTCGATTTCCCGTTGAAGCTTGGCCCCGAAGAAGTTCTGAAACGTACGGAAAAAGTTTGTTTCGGCCAGATACTGATCCTGCCGTTCCCGCTTTTCCTCCAATTTATAGATCATCTGAGATTCGGTAAGCGAACGTACAGCATAACTCATATTACTTTTGCTCATGTTCATGGACGTTTTCATCTCTTCCAGTGTCATGGGGCGATCCTCAAAATACATAATGCCATACAGTTGGCCAAATGAATGATTGACTCCGTACAGATCCATGGTATTGGCAATGGCGTCAATGACTTTTTCCCTCAGCTCGGGCCGATAGGACAACGACGAATGGTTCTGGTCCTCGGCAGCTTCTTTTCCCACAATCTCACCTCTAGTATATGGATGGGACTCCCTGTTTCCTTTTCATATTTTACATGACCTCGCGTTATTTTAACATAACCCGGAATTAGTTTTTTCAAATGTATTATACAATCATTTTTGTACAGAAGAGATTAAAGGGAGTTTGAAGGCATGAATTTTAGAAAAATTAAATAAAATTTGGACGATTAGGAGTGTGCAAAT
Above is a window of Paenibacillus sp. E222 DNA encoding:
- a CDS encoding GbsR/MarR family transcriptional regulator, which translates into the protein MGKEAAEDQNHSSLSYRPELREKVIDAIANTMDLYGVNHSFGQLYGIMYFEDRPMTLEEMKTSMNMSKSNMSYAVRSLTESQMIYKLEEKRERQDQYLAETNFFRTFQNFFGAKLQREIDVMQESLREVIPQLSEIILARTTPPEEREDALRDLHKLQHAEQYYEWLQGFVDQLREGVFYKDAPHESD